A section of the Candidatus Hydrogenedentota bacterium genome encodes:
- a CDS encoding polymer-forming cytoskeletal protein, translating into MRVRVRVRVRVKARVRVKVRARVKARVKVKARVRVKVRARVKARVKVRVKVKVRGKVRAKVRVKARVRVKVRARVKARVRVKVRARVKVRARVKARARVKVKVKVRARARARVKARVRVRVRVKARARARARVRARPE; encoded by the coding sequence GTGAGGGTGAGGGTGAGGGTGAGGGTGAGGGTGAAGGCGAGGGTGAGGGTGAAGGTGAGGGCGAGGGTGAAGGCGAGGGTGAAGGTGAAGGCGAGGGTGAGGGTGAAGGTGAGGGCGAGGGTGAAGGCGAGGGTGAAGGTGAGGGTGAAGGTGAAGGTGAGGGGGAAGGTGAGGGCGAAGGTGAGGGTGAAGGCGAGGGTGAGGGTGAAGGTGAGGGCGAGGGTGAAGGCGAGGGTGAGGGTGAAGGTGAGGGCGAGGGTGAAGGTGAGGGCGAGGGTGAAGGCGAGGGCGAGGGTGAAGGTGAAGGTGAAGGTGAGGGCGAGGGCGAGGGCGAGGGTGAAGGCGAGGGTGAGGGTGAGGGTGAGGGTGAAGGCGAGGGCGAGGGCGAGGGCGAGGGTGAGGGCGAGACCGGAATAG